The following proteins are co-located in the Terriglobales bacterium genome:
- a CDS encoding helix-hairpin-helix domain-containing protein yields MKFTRHLTLIVALLMIASFGYAQAAGTASDSSKTSTTSSKSKKSTSASTSKSARLDINTASKEELSQLPGIGDALSQKIIDGRPYNAKNDLVRRKIIPQSTYDGIKDQIIAHHPGTSKASKKGSSGASN; encoded by the coding sequence ATGAAATTTACAAGACATCTCACATTAATCGTTGCGTTACTCATGATCGCCAGCTTTGGCTATGCGCAAGCAGCAGGCACGGCCAGTGACTCAAGCAAGACCTCAACCACCAGCTCGAAGTCCAAGAAGAGCACCAGCGCCTCCACCAGCAAGAGTGCAAGGCTCGATATCAACACTGCCAGCAAGGAAGAGCTCAGTCAGCTGCCGGGCATCGGCGATGCTCTGTCGCAGAAGATCATTGATGGCCGTCCATACAATGCGAAAAACGATCTGGTTCGCCGCAAGATCATTCCGCAGTCAACCTATGACGGCATCAAGGACCAAATCATTGCCCATCACCCCGGCACTTCGAAAGCAAGCAAGAAAGGGAGCAGCGGCGCTTCGAACTGA
- the moaA gene encoding GTP 3',8-cyclase MoaA gives MPLRDKFGRAITDLRISITDRCNYRCVYCRTGNEGAQYPDLKLDEYLRMVRVLVSLGIEKVRITGGEPLLRRGVVDFVHQLSELRSISGHKLDIAITTNGHLLPAMAQPLKDAGLNRITVSMDAVDPEKFARITRVKDGYERVLAGIRASRRAGLDPVKVNCVLLRGFNEDQILEFAKFSRNEGVIVRFIEFMPLEEDRVWSPEVVVTLDEIVRTISVWKSLRPLAPNTASETARRYTFDDGVGEIGIIAPVSHPFCGHCSRIRITSDGKLRTCLFSLFDHDLYAVMQRGGTDNDMAEYIEAVIQKKEARHHIGEAGFMQPSRSMVHIGG, from the coding sequence ATGCCGCTGCGCGACAAATTCGGGCGAGCCATTACGGACCTCCGCATCTCCATCACCGATCGCTGCAATTATCGCTGCGTCTATTGTCGAACTGGTAATGAGGGAGCGCAGTATCCCGATTTGAAACTAGACGAATACCTGCGAATGGTGCGCGTGCTGGTATCGCTGGGAATCGAGAAGGTTCGCATTACCGGCGGAGAGCCACTGCTCCGTCGCGGTGTAGTTGATTTCGTGCACCAGCTTTCGGAACTCCGATCCATTTCCGGCCACAAACTCGACATTGCGATCACAACGAATGGCCACCTGCTTCCCGCAATGGCACAGCCCCTGAAAGATGCTGGGCTGAACCGAATCACGGTCAGCATGGACGCTGTTGATCCCGAGAAATTTGCGCGCATCACGCGCGTGAAAGACGGATACGAGCGCGTACTGGCCGGCATTCGAGCCTCGCGCCGCGCTGGACTGGATCCGGTGAAAGTGAATTGTGTGTTGTTGCGCGGATTTAATGAGGATCAGATCCTGGAGTTCGCGAAATTCTCCCGCAATGAAGGTGTGATTGTCAGATTCATCGAATTCATGCCGCTGGAAGAGGATCGTGTGTGGAGTCCGGAAGTCGTGGTCACTCTCGACGAGATTGTGCGCACCATCTCGGTCTGGAAATCTCTGCGTCCTCTTGCTCCGAATACTGCGAGTGAAACGGCACGCCGATATACGTTTGACGATGGTGTGGGTGAAATCGGCATCATTGCTCCTGTTTCCCATCCTTTCTGTGGCCATTGTTCCCGCATCCGGATCACCTCTGACGGCAAGCTTCGCACATGCCTTTTCTCGCTTTTCGATCACGATCTCTACGCGGTTATGCAGCGAGGAGGAACAGACAATGACATGGCTGAGTACATTGAAGCGGTAATTCAGAAGAAAGAGGCGCGCCACCACATCGGAGAAGCGGGGTTCATGCAGCCGTCTCGCAGCATGGTTCATATCGGCGGGTAG
- a CDS encoding MXAN_5187 C-terminal domain-containing protein: protein MTVDEELSQLDDNVRRLKIEYDVFFGGGAKKPPTDLEWRVQSTLKKFSDGRRMSYGQRFKFSTIQQKFAIYNSLWQQKLRIKEEGYRRPQDALLAIQGVREAEGDQHEVIDADAAAFRIADAEAEKSTIKALYDAMLHASQASKSKGPAGNFESFQKFVKKKTEQLRQEYGSSAVEFAVEVEDGKVRLKAKAK from the coding sequence GTGACGGTCGACGAAGAACTCTCCCAACTCGATGACAACGTCCGGCGGCTGAAGATCGAGTACGACGTGTTCTTTGGCGGGGGCGCCAAGAAGCCTCCTACGGACTTGGAGTGGCGCGTCCAATCTACCCTTAAGAAGTTCAGCGACGGTCGGCGCATGAGTTACGGCCAACGCTTTAAATTCAGCACTATCCAGCAGAAGTTCGCTATCTACAACAGCCTTTGGCAACAGAAGCTCAGGATTAAAGAAGAAGGCTATCGCCGACCGCAGGACGCGCTGCTCGCGATTCAAGGTGTACGCGAGGCTGAAGGAGACCAGCACGAAGTCATCGATGCGGATGCCGCAGCGTTCAGAATCGCTGACGCGGAAGCAGAGAAGTCGACCATCAAAGCTCTCTACGATGCAATGCTTCATGCCAGCCAGGCGTCGAAATCTAAAGGGCCGGCCGGGAACTTCGAGTCATTCCAGAAATTCGTAAAGAAAAAGACCGAGCAGCTCCGCCAGGAGTACGGTTCCTCCGCAGTGGAATTCGCTGTGGAAGTCGAAGATGGCAAGGTCCGGCTAAAAGCCAAAGCCAAATAA
- a CDS encoding response regulator transcription factor: protein MADFDVQKIRIVIADDHAILRESLSLLLSTQKDFEVEGSATNGQEALQMVQQHHPDVLVLDLFMPDFDGFEVLRTLDRNGTRVATVVLTASESETDYAQVVRLGARGLVMKGDGPQSLFEAIRVVAAGELAFSDELARQVVSSLANDTRETQRAPQASLHRLSDRERQIAYSVARGMKNRDIATQLNISENTVKRHLQSIFGKTGARDRLELAVLALNEAGKAA from the coding sequence ATGGCAGACTTCGACGTGCAAAAGATCCGGATCGTAATCGCGGATGACCACGCCATCCTGCGCGAGTCACTGTCCCTCTTGCTTTCGACCCAAAAGGACTTCGAAGTTGAGGGTTCGGCGACCAATGGCCAAGAGGCCCTGCAAATGGTGCAGCAGCACCACCCAGATGTCCTCGTCCTCGACCTTTTCATGCCTGACTTTGATGGTTTCGAGGTTCTCCGAACTCTGGATCGCAACGGCACGCGGGTAGCCACCGTGGTGCTAACCGCGTCAGAATCAGAGACCGACTACGCCCAGGTGGTCCGCCTCGGGGCACGAGGTCTAGTCATGAAAGGCGACGGCCCGCAGAGCCTGTTCGAAGCCATTCGCGTGGTTGCCGCAGGCGAGCTGGCCTTCTCTGACGAGCTCGCACGTCAAGTCGTAAGCAGCCTCGCGAACGACACTCGCGAGACCCAGCGCGCTCCTCAAGCCTCGCTACATCGTCTTTCTGACCGAGAGCGGCAGATCGCCTACTCGGTGGCTCGTGGCATGAAGAACCGCGATATCGCAACTCAGCTGAACATCAGCGAGAACACCGTCAAGCGACATCTGCAGAGCATCTTCGGCAAGACCGGAGCACGTGATCGGC